Proteins encoded in a region of the Stieleria neptunia genome:
- a CDS encoding DUF2271 domain-containing protein codes for MQLNRIAPLLLLALGGIAAAPAEDLQVSVEIPRLNVSEYHRPYVAVWIQDKDRTCVANLSVWYQMRSSAEGAGTKWLPDLRQWWRRSGRRLNMPVDGVSGATRPAGKHTLTFASDDPRLADLKPGRYSLVVEASREVGGRELVEIPFAWPAESSTTKRAEGSEELGEVTFTLKPSS; via the coding sequence ATGCAACTCAATCGCATCGCACCACTGCTCTTGCTTGCGCTCGGCGGCATCGCGGCCGCACCGGCCGAAGACTTGCAAGTGAGCGTCGAAATCCCACGTCTAAACGTTTCCGAATACCACCGGCCTTACGTGGCAGTTTGGATTCAAGACAAAGACCGCACGTGCGTCGCCAACCTGTCCGTCTGGTACCAGATGCGTAGCTCGGCCGAAGGCGCCGGCACGAAGTGGTTGCCGGACCTGCGGCAATGGTGGCGGCGATCGGGGCGCCGGCTGAACATGCCCGTCGATGGCGTTTCCGGCGCCACTCGGCCGGCGGGAAAACACACCTTGACGTTCGCGTCCGACGACCCGCGTCTGGCCGACTTGAAACCGGGCCGGTACAGCCTGGTGGTCGAAGCGTCGCGCGAAGTGGGAGGGCGAGAGCTGGTCGAAATCCCCTTCGCTTGGCCGGCGGAATCGTCAACGACAAAACGAGCCGAGGGCAGCGAAGAACTCGGCGAAGTCACGTTCACGCTCAAGCCGTCGTCCTAA
- a CDS encoding PepSY-associated TM helix domain-containing protein, whose product MAKPGFRAVWMRSIVAWHWISSAICLVGMLAFAITGITLNHASQIESQPVTESLTAQLPDDLHALVTEPQADDSAPLPEAVAEWLNVQFPRPVGSRNAEWSADEIYVSMPGPGSDAWMAIDRERGAVEFEWTRRGWVSFANDLHKGRNTGAVWKGFLDLFALATLVFCLTGLLLLYEHARRRRMTWPLVGLGVVIPLLLVLLLIH is encoded by the coding sequence ATGGCCAAGCCCGGTTTTCGCGCCGTTTGGATGCGCAGTATCGTCGCCTGGCATTGGATCAGTTCGGCGATCTGCCTGGTCGGGATGTTGGCGTTTGCGATCACCGGGATCACGCTCAATCACGCCTCACAGATCGAATCGCAGCCGGTCACCGAAAGCCTGACCGCCCAGTTGCCCGACGACCTGCACGCGCTCGTCACGGAGCCACAAGCCGACGATTCGGCGCCCTTGCCCGAAGCGGTCGCCGAGTGGTTGAACGTTCAATTCCCCAGACCGGTCGGTTCACGAAACGCGGAATGGTCGGCGGACGAGATCTATGTGTCAATGCCCGGCCCCGGCAGCGACGCGTGGATGGCGATCGACCGTGAACGCGGCGCGGTCGAGTTCGAATGGACCCGTCGCGGATGGGTTTCGTTTGCCAATGACTTGCACAAGGGGCGGAACACCGGCGCCGTGTGGAAAGGTTTTCTTGACCTGTTTGCCTTGGCAACGCTGGTGTTTTGTCTGACCGGATTGTTGCTGCTTTACGAGCACGCCAGACGACGGCGGATGACGTGGCCCCTGGTCGGGCTGGGCGTCGTCATTCCCTTGTTGTTGGTGTTGTTGTTGATTCACTGA